DNA sequence from the Cyprinus carpio isolate SPL01 chromosome A9, ASM1834038v1, whole genome shotgun sequence genome:
AGGCCTGCCGACTTCTCACATCAGCTGTTGGAAAGGAGTCAACTCAAAAGATGCAGGGAAAGCTGATGTTAATTCTGCCTTTTTAGGCTGGTCTCAACATTAGCATGCTGTGAAGAATGCAGTGATATGGAATTATTTTGAAGAGGAAACTCTATATTGCTTTATTACTGAAGGAAAAGGTCTGTTTTTGATGTGGTAAAAGGGTTCTCAGTTGTCTTATCAAATTAAAACAGGATATCCTGCATTTAGGCTTTCAACTTTGAACCTTAAGCAGACTTAGGCACGTTGAAAAAGAATTGGGAATACTTGCCTTGCACGCTCATCTTACTGGCTGATTCACACTCATGCATgtgcacacatgcatacacacatgtGCACCTCTTcatattgaattaaacatgagcaGATGGCTTTTCCCCCAGTGATCTAGAGTATCCTAATCCTTAAATGActttaagtgtttgtttatttgctctaAAGAGGTATTTTCCTGAAGGCTTTGAACATTAATTCCTAGGTTCACCTTGCTAGGTTTAGTTTTACATTTCATCATATGCTCGCCTCATTGTATATATTTGCATACACTCATACAGAAAATGGAAATCCCAATACACATCTCAAACAGCCCTATGTGCAAGAGTATGACTGAACTTCTGAAGAAAGAACTTCACAGTACTGTACATAGTGACTATTAAACGTGCACTTGTGGACACCCACACATTTTTCACAGAccttttgtgtctgtgtgtggggtgcAGGGtgaatgctgttgtttttgttgtgcatcTGGGGCCcacatttgaatttcaaatgGAGGAAGAGCACCTACATCTAACTTTGAATGGTGAATACAGATCCAGCCTACACTGTTTTAACTTATCCTAGACAACAACTGTCTAAAGTATGCAAATAGTAGTTTAACAAATAAGGCACTGAGGAGATGAGAGGCACCATAAAATTGATCGTGTGaattttaccccccccccctgAATATCTGTTGCTTCAGTAACTTTGGAAACTTTCCTAAATACAgttctgttttctgtgtttaattaatcagtataaataaacatttattatccAGACTGTTTTCTATCTGTATCAATTTCTATCATCTTTCTCTCCCTTGCAGCCTCAACTGCTAAATGAAGGGGCTGGTAACCGCAAATTCAAATGCACAGAGTGTGGTAAAGCCTTCAAATATAAGCATCATTTGAAGGAGCATCTCCGCATTCACAGTGGTAAGTGTTTCATTGAATAATATGTTAAGAGTCTCCTTTCATAAGCGATGTGAAAACAATGGCAATAATGTATATAATCTTATTTCATATGTTTCCAATTTGCCTAATGGTAATTCAGTGTGGTTTTGTATAGTCTGGATAGATGATGAATATTTAAAaccataattatataattatgcaataattattttttattgttggatCTCATCATCCTATCAATCATTAAGCTGAATGATGGGATGGGGAAAGaagtttaatgtaataataacttaatgtgtaaaatatttaaaggaaaattaatttatttttgtttttgaatattttttttaggtgaaaagCCATATGAGTGCTCCAACTGCAAGAAGCGCTTCTCCCACTCTGGCTCCTACAGCTCCCACATAAGTAGCAAGAAGTGCATTGGCCTTATCTCTATTAATGGACGGGTACGCCATGGAATTAACAGCAAGCCTGGCTCATCCCCAAACTCTGCTGCATCCTCCCCTGGCAGTCCTGCCTTAGCTCAGCTCCGTCACAAACTGGAGAACGGCAGGTCCATGAGCCTCCAAGACCCATCTGCTCACCCAGACATCAAGTCAGAGCCCATGGACTTCAATGAATACCGTCTTATGATCGGTGGGTCAGGAGCCTTTCTCAATGGCAGTGGTCATGGAGGTAGTCCTCCAGGGATGCACTGTTCATCTCAGAACTCCCAGCAACATCTGGGCATTGGGCTAGATTCTCATCCTTTGGGCTATCCAGcatttattaacaacatgaacGAAGTtcagaaggttcttcagattgtGGACAACACAGTTTGTCGGCAGAAAATGGATGGCAACCCTGAAGAGATCTCTAAGCTCAGAGCATACATGAAGGAATTAGGCTCCCAGATGGAGGAGCAGAATCGGGTACTGGCCTCCCAGCAAGGCATCCTTGGCATTGGTCACAACAGTCCCACCAAGACCATCATTGACTACACACTGGAAAAAGTCAATGAAGCCAAAGCATGTCTCCAGAGTTTAACAGAAGATTCTAAGAGATGGCCTGtagatataaaaaaagaaagacccAGCCATGCCATGGATCTTCTATCTGAAGATAAAGCACAGGAGAGGGATGTGCAGTATGCGCCATTCTCTTGTCAGTATTGCAAGGAGACATTTTCTGGCCCTATTCCATTACATCAACATGAGCGTTATCTCTGCAAGATGAACGAGGAGATCAAGGCTGTCCTCAAACCTAATGATACTGTACCAACTGGCCACAGGGGGCTTTTCGGCTCAGAGCAGCAAGCTGGTGTGATCCCCTCATCCCTCGAGAGGAATGCCACCAGCCCAGTCAGCACCTACATGTCAGTAATGAAAGCCTACGGCTTGAGCAGGGAGTCAGCATTTGCCCGATCACCTGTTTCTCTGAGCCAATATGGCGACTCGACAGCAGAGATCCAAGCCATCACCAATGGGGATTCAGGGCACAAGTTGTCCAAATCGCATCGGTGTCCAGGCATCACGCAGACCAATGAAAAGCCACTTGAATCTGTTGACCACTTGAGAGGTGAGACACCCTCACCTTTGAatctctcatcatcatcatcatccaaacACTCACATAGCAGTTCGTACACCCCTAACAGCCTTGCTTCTGAGGATGCCCATGGGGAACCACTGGACTTGTCTTTGCCAAAACAAGTTTCCAAGACAGAAAGGAGACCAAAACCGAATGGATTTTCTGTTGACCACACTATCAACTCCTCTGCACGTGAACCAGGAACAGAGCCTTTAAATTTGGCCCACATCAAGAAGGAGTTCAATGGGCCCAACAGTTTGGGCAATGAAAATCAGCTGGAGAAAAGCTCAAGCCCCATCTTTAGCATAAACCCTTTTGGTGGCGGGCACATGTACACCTCACTTCCGCCACATGGAGCATTCCCTCCTCCTACTTTCATGTCTACAGCTCAAGCCAGCATCCCGGGACTCAGACCTTACCCAGGGTTGGATCCCATGAGTTTCCTTCCACCTATGGCTTATACTTACGCAGCTGGGGCAGCCACTTTTGCTGAGATGCAGCAACGTCGGAAGTACCAGCGGAAACCAGGCTTCCaggtaaattaaatgttttggtaTCAGAAAAAATAATTCCTGgtgtattctttttttctctttctctcttaactttttaaaaaaaatgtgatgaagcatattaaaaattaatgttattgTGTCTTTTGccaaagtgtaatttatttaaacaactaaaataaattaattaattaattaattaatacaaatgtcTTTAAATGATCAAAGGTTATTGCTTATTAAAAAGTTGTCTACAGAATTTCCTCACTCTGTTACTTAAATGAATTCTTACTACTTTGTTTACTAAGCTGAGAGAACCCATGTAAGTCAAGCCATATGTCCCTCTTTTTGAGACAGCTTCCGCTGATAAAGGCCTTATACAAGTTACAGAGATGAGCTCTGTCCAGACTTGGGATTAAACATGGGGCAGGGCCTGCTTCTTCTGAGGTGTCAGGTTAGGATTAGGATTTGTTGCAGGTTAGGATTGTGTCAAAACTGTCTAAAATCTGTTTCTTTTGCAGGGGGAGCTACTGGACAGCGCAGGGGACCTGACAGACAGCGAGTCGCTGCTTGCCCGGAAGAAGATTAAGAAGACTGAAAGTGGTATGTACGCGTGTGACTTGTGCGACAAAACATTCCAGAAGACCAGTTCCCTCCTAAGACACAAATATGAACACACAGGTATATCACATTTagacaactctttttttttaccctcGTCCATCCCCCCTCCAAGCAATCCCCTTTTaccacattgtgtttttttttcttgtttctttcatTCCTttcctgctttattttttttaatacctacttttttttctgtccattgCCATATTTTTGTTGTACATTTCAAACCCATGACAAAGGTGTAACGTTTTCTTCCTTTTGACAGGCTCAAAGGGAAGTATTTAAAAATTAGCAGGTGACACCAATGCTATTTACAATCCagctaaaatatatacaattatttaccactttaaatggcaaacacacacacaatgtctcaTAAATGTGTTATGTACAATGaaccacacacaaaatacattgcATGCCGCTTTTAAATTGAGCATTTGGACCTCCAGCTTGTATGGAGACGCATTTTCAGTACAGTTTTGTTGGCAAGCCAACACGGCGCAGTATGCCAGGTGTGTGAAAGCCTGATGTGTGCGTGGCATTTCTATGCCACAATGTGACCTACCCTCCTGGGGGACTCCTCTCTTTCACACGTTTGCATCATCCTCACTTACATTCTTTGGTTAGAATGCAGAGAGAGGAATCTGCCGTCTCGTCTATTTTTGAACTTGATGAGGGGAGGTGGGGAAGGGGACCATCTCAAGTATTGCTGCTATGGAAGGTGTTGCAGGCATGCCAGGACTATTCATGGCCAAGAATATAGTACATCTGTTCATGTGCTTGGTGCTGATGGCGAGTGTGTGGGTTTATATGGCAAGTATGTCACTGGTGGAATGACTGAATGCCAAATGGCAAGTCCCTCCTACTTCACCGATTAGAGTAGAATTAATTTCCTATTTTCTGAGAGTAGACAATGTGATCCAAGTTGGCAAAAGAGGAAGGTGTGCGGGAGGTGAGGTGTTTGGTGCATGCGTTACACAAGGTATCACAAGGCAGATGTCTTATCTAAGCGTTTTCGAATCCCGAGACATGATGTCATAAACTCTGTTTATGCCTCTCTTTCACCTTGTGCGGCATGGAGCGATAATCACCCGATCTTCTTGGCTTCGTTCAGAACAGTCACAGACAGCCTCAGAATAGCACCTCAGGACTGTGGCTTCCCCCTCACCTCCCTGCACTGTTTTGGTAACATCTAAAATAAACTGGTGGGGTTTGTCGCTGCTTGATATGAAGGGGTTTTCAGTCaggaccgttttttttttgttgttgttgttgttgttgttgtttttctttttttaacccaAACTAATCTATaacaagaagaaaaatacaatgtttttaatgtaatttaatcatgAGGTACAAGTAAGGAGGGATTTGTGTGGTTACTTGAAAAATGTGTCTTAGTAAATtgtactaaatatatattttaccttaCATTTGGCAGTAATGCAAACAATGTATTGAAATTTGTGCATCCTCCACATACAGAAATTGTTTTTATAGCTTTAAGATGTTATGGGTTGTGTGCTAACCTGTTGGCCCCTCTCTCTTTGTGTCTCTGCAGGAAAGCGGCCTCACCAGTGCCAGATTTGCAAGAAGGCCTTCAAACACAAGCACCACCTCATTGAGCACTCACGTCTACATTCAGGCGAGAAACCTTACCAGTGTGACAAATGTGGCAAGCGCTTCTCCCACTCTGGCTCTTACTCGCAGCACATGAACCACCGATATTCCTACTGCAAACGGGAGGCAGAGGAGCGTGAGGCTGCCAAACAAGATAGCCATGAAAATGGCGGACCCCTGGAGCCCACGGAGCTACTCATGCGTCGGGCTTACCTTCAAGGCCTTGGGCCCCTGGGCTTTTCAGATCCAGAAGACCAGACCGAGGACATCACACAAGAAAACACCATCTTGAGAGATGGAACTGAGGGTGGGACCAGGGAAGCAGAGGAGGCATATCCGGAAGTGACTGACAGGCAAGAGACAAGGTTGGTTGAAGAAGAGGAAATGGAGACAGAGGGGCAGAGATTTGACACTCGGAGCCCTGATGGAACAGCAAAAGATGAGAAAGAGAGCGAAGTAATGGGAGGGACAGAGGACGAGAGCTCGGAAGAGGGGAAATTGGCAAGCAAAAGAAATCCTGACGGCGAGAATGAGGATTCTGACTAACTACTGCATTACGGAATAAGCTTCCTgtattctttgttttctttttccctcaAGCTTGCATCGCACCCTTCTTCCGCCCTTTTGGAGGGACTTTGAGCCAGATTCTCATTTGTACCACACTGCCACGTCTTGGTTATCTGAGCGTGTGCCTGAGGCTTGCACTCATTGGTATAAAGCGTGGAACTCCAAAATCAGGCATCAGAAACTAGGCTGGAATATACAGGAATCcatattatgcaaaaaatatgattgtcagaataaaaataaaagaaaggttATTAAAATGTACAGAGTTTTCGGCCACATAGCTGTGCGGTGCTGATTTCCATATAACTCCTGTGTTTCATTGTGGTCGTAGCACAAGCCTGGAAATTGcactctgaagaaaaaaaagtgttagaaaaaaggaaaactaaaaaccacaaaaaataaaatggactAAAAAACTCTTAGGTAAAACAGTATTGCCTATATGTACTTATACTGCGCTTGAAGATGCAGTAGTGTGTCAGTGTTATATTTCATTATCACTTACTGTGATACCCTTGGTTTTACCTTTCTTTTCCTGACCAGCCATTCAAGTTTTGACGTCTCACCATGGCTTTTTTTATGAAGCGACTTTAACGAAATAATACCTATATGATTCTTAAACGTACAAAGTCTTAAAGCTGGCCAGGGGTGGATGGAAAGAGTTTGGGTAACTGTAATGACGAAGGCTCATTATATGAGGCGACGTCACAACCCCTGTGTTTTTTTCGTTGAGAAAAGCCTTATATGCAAACCCTTTCACCTGTGTTTTCTGCAAGTGCCATCCTTGTACAGTATAAAGCGAAGTCAACTAGAGTTCTCTTTGCACCTGCTTtagtattaaatgaaatatttcaccTTGTCGCTTGAAATACCTACGTCAGTATTAGTATATCTAGACTGCAGTTGTTTAGTTTACATATTGTTTGtgcaattttctgtatttttttttaagatcatctGTCAGTATTatcttgatttgttttgttttgttcaatacaaaattcatttttattttaaactaccaTTTTATTTATGTGACTCATTTTATATTTcctaattatatttatttcat
Encoded proteins:
- the LOC109078025 gene encoding zinc finger E-box-binding homeobox 2-like isoform X6, with amino-acid sequence MKGSWMKERSPCGLLPSDLLLSMKQEIMAEGPRCKRRKQANPRRKNEERKAEYNLMSPDISLHGIGNGTVKGIDASSELESFFAKRKLDDSEGHAASIAEYLQDTVIIYPEDPEEGTRLGTPEANGQDENENDLALRTPDAFAQLLTCPYCDRGYKRLTSLKEHIKYRHEKNDESFPCPLCSDTFAYRTQLERHMATHKPARDQPQLLNEGAGNRKFKCTECGKAFKYKHHLKEHLRIHSGEKPYECSNCKKRFSHSGSYSSHISSKKCIGLISINGRVRHGINSKPGSSPNSAASSPGSPALAQLRHKLENGRSMSLQDPSAHPDIKSEPMDFNEYRLMIGGSGAFLNGSGHGGSPPGMHCSSQNSQQHLGIGLDSHPLGYPAFINNMNEVQKVLQIVDNTVCRQKMDGNPEEISKLRAYMKELGSQMEEQNRVLASQQGILGIGHNSPTKTIIDYTLEKVNEAKACLQSLTEDSKRWPVDIKKERPSHAMDLLSEDKAQERDVQYAPFSCQYCKETFSGPIPLHQHERYLCKMNEEIKAVLKPNDTVPTGHRGLFGSEQQAGVIPSSLERNATSPVSTYMSVMKAYGLSRESAFARSPVSLSQYGDSTAEIQAITNGDSGHKLSKSHRCPGITQTNEKPLESVDHLRGETPSPLNLSSSSSSKHSHSSSYTPNSLASEDAHGEPLDLSLPKQVSKTERRPKPNGFSVDHTINSSAREPGTEPLNLAHIKKEFNGPNSLGNENQLEKSSSPIFSINPFGGGHMYTSLPPHGAFPPPTFMSTAQASIPGLRPYPGLDPMSFLPPMAYTYAAGAATFAEMQQRRKYQRKPGFQGELLDSAGDLTDSESLLARKKIKKTESGMYACDLCDKTFQKTSSLLRHKYEHTGKRPHQCQICKKAFKHKHHLIEHSRLHSGEKPYQCDKCGKRFSHSGSYSQHMNHRYSYCKREAEEREAAKQDSHENGGPLEPTELLMRRAYLQGLGPLGFSDPEDQTEDITQENTILRDGTEGGTREAEEAYPEVTDRQETRLVEEEEMETEGQRFDTRSPDGTAKDEKESEVMGGTEDESSEEGKLASKRNPDGENEDSD
- the LOC109078025 gene encoding zinc finger E-box-binding homeobox 2-like isoform X5, whose product is MKGSWMKERSPCGLLPSDLLLSMKQEIMAEGPRCKRRKQANPRRKNVLNYENVVDAGSGSDEEDRLLGSEGEGSPAGVPSLEASPRVAHALFSCRGDEENESQDGAGAHVWHHGDLNGSEERKAEYNLMSPDISLHGIGNGTVKGIDASSELESFFAKRKLDDSEGHAASIAEYLQDTVIIYPEDPEEGTRLGTPEANGQDENENDLALRTPDAFAQLLTCPYCDRGYKRLTSLKEHIKYRHEKNDESFPCPLCSDTFAYRTQLERHMATHKPARDQPQLLNEGAGNRKFKCTECGKAFKYKHHLKEHLRIHSGEKPYECSNCKKRFSHSGSYSSHISSKKCIGLISINGRVRHGINSKPGSSPNSAASSPGSPALAQLRHKLENGRSMSLQDPSAHPDIKSEPMDFNEYRLMIGGSGAFLNGSGHGGSPPGMHCSSQNSQQHLGIGLDSHPLGYPAFINNMNEVQKVLQIVDNTVCRQKMDGNPEEISKLRAYMKELGSQMEEQNRVLASQQGILGIGHNSPTKTIIDYTLEKVNEAKACLQSLTEDSKRWPVDIKKERPSHAMDLLSEDKAQERDVQYAPFSCQYCKETFSGPIPLHQHERYLCKMNEEIKAVLKPNDTVPTGHRGLFGSEQQAGVIPSSLERNATSPVSTYMSVMKAYGLSRESAFARSPVSLSQYGDSTAEIQAITNGDSGHKLSKSHRCPGITQTNEKPLESVDHLRGETPSPLNLSSSSSSKHSHSSSYTPNSLASEDAHGEPLDLSLPKQVSKTERRPKPNGFSVDHTINSSAREPGTEPLNLAHIKKEFNGPNSLGNENQLEKSSSPIFSINPFGGGHMYTSLPPHGAFPPPTFMSTAQASIPGLRPYPGLDPMSFLPPMAYTYAAGAATFAEMQQRRKYQRKPGFQGELLDSAGDLTDSESLLARKKIKKTESGKRPHQCQICKKAFKHKHHLIEHSRLHSGEKPYQCDKCGKRFSHSGSYSQHMNHRYSYCKREAEEREAAKQDSHENGGPLEPTELLMRRAYLQGLGPLGFSDPEDQTEDITQENTILRDGTEGGTREAEEAYPEVTDRQETRLVEEEEMETEGQRFDTRSPDGTAKDEKESEVMGGTEDESSEEGKLASKRNPDGENEDSD
- the LOC109078025 gene encoding zinc finger E-box-binding homeobox 2-like isoform X4 codes for the protein MKGSWMKERSPCGLLPSDLLLSMKQEIMAEGPRCKRRKQANPRRKNEESQTSLEQCKVLNYENVVDAGSGSDEEDRLLGSEGEGSPAGVPSLEASPRVAHALFSCRGDEENESQDGAGAHVWHHGDLNGSEERKAEYNLMSPDISLHGIGNGTVKGIDASSELESFFAKRKLDDSEGHAASIAEYLQDTVIIYPEDPEEGTRLGTPEANGQDENENDLALRTPDAFAQLLTCPYCDRGYKRLTSLKEHIKYRHEKNDESFPCPLCSDTFAYRTQLERHMATHKPARDQPQLLNEGAGNRKFKCTECGKAFKYKHHLKEHLRIHSGEKPYECSNCKKRFSHSGSYSSHISSKKCIGLISINGRVRHGINSKPGSSPNSAASSPGSPALAQLRHKLENGRSMSLQDPSAHPDIKSEPMDFNEYRLMIGGSGAFLNGSGHGGSPPGMHCSSQNSQQHLGIGLDSHPLGYPAFINNMNEVQKVLQIVDNTVCRQKMDGNPEEISKLRAYMKELGSQMEEQNRVLASQQGILGIGHNSPTKTIIDYTLEKVNEAKACLQSLTEDSKRWPVDIKKERPSHAMDLLSEDKAQERDVQYAPFSCQYCKETFSGPIPLHQHERYLCKMNEEIKAVLKPNDTVPTGHRGLFGSEQQAGVIPSSLERNATSPVSTYMSVMKAYGLSRESAFARSPVSLSQYGDSTAEIQAITNGDSGHKLSKSHRCPGITQTNEKPLESVDHLRGETPSPLNLSSSSSSKHSHSSSYTPNSLASEDAHGEPLDLSLPKQVSKTERRPKPNGFSVDHTINSSAREPGTEPLNLAHIKKEFNGPNSLGNENQLEKSSSPIFSINPFGGGHMYTSLPPHGAFPPPTFMSTAQASIPGLRPYPGLDPMSFLPPMAYTYAAGAATFAEMQQRRKYQRKPGFQGELLDSAGDLTDSESLLARKKIKKTESGKRPHQCQICKKAFKHKHHLIEHSRLHSGEKPYQCDKCGKRFSHSGSYSQHMNHRYSYCKREAEEREAAKQDSHENGGPLEPTELLMRRAYLQGLGPLGFSDPEDQTEDITQENTILRDGTEGGTREAEEAYPEVTDRQETRLVEEEEMETEGQRFDTRSPDGTAKDEKESEVMGGTEDESSEEGKLASKRNPDGENEDSD
- the LOC109078025 gene encoding zinc finger E-box-binding homeobox 2-like isoform X3, with amino-acid sequence MKGSWMKERSPCGLLPSDLLLSMKQEIMAEGPRCKRRKQANPRRKNVLNYENVVDAGSGSDEEDRLLGSEGEGSPAGVPSLEASPRVAHALFSCRGDEENESQDGAGAHVWHHGDLNGSEERKAEYNLMSPDISLHGIGNGTVKGIDASSELESFFAKRKLDDSEGHAASIAEYLQDTVIIYPEDPEEGTRLGTPEANGQDENENDLALRTPDAFAQLLTCPYCDRGYKRLTSLKEHIKYRHEKNDESFPCPLCSDTFAYRTQLERHMATHKPARDQPQLLNEGAGNRKFKCTECGKAFKYKHHLKEHLRIHSGEKPYECSNCKKRFSHSGSYSSHISSKKCIGLISINGRVRHGINSKPGSSPNSAASSPGSPALAQLRHKLENGRSMSLQDPSAHPDIKSEPMDFNEYRLMIGGSGAFLNGSGHGGSPPGMHCSSQNSQQHLGIGLDSHPLGYPAFINNMNEVQKVLQIVDNTVCRQKMDGNPEEISKLRAYMKELGSQMEEQNRVLASQQGILGIGHNSPTKTIIDYTLEKVNEAKACLQSLTEDSKRWPVDIKKERPSHAMDLLSEDKAQERDVQYAPFSCQYCKETFSGPIPLHQHERYLCKMNEEIKAVLKPNDTVPTGHRGLFGSEQQAGVIPSSLERNATSPVSTYMSVMKAYGLSRESAFARSPVSLSQYGDSTAEIQAITNGDSGHKLSKSHRCPGITQTNEKPLESVDHLRGETPSPLNLSSSSSSKHSHSSSYTPNSLASEDAHGEPLDLSLPKQVSKTERRPKPNGFSVDHTINSSAREPGTEPLNLAHIKKEFNGPNSLGNENQLEKSSSPIFSINPFGGGHMYTSLPPHGAFPPPTFMSTAQASIPGLRPYPGLDPMSFLPPMAYTYAAGAATFAEMQQRRKYQRKPGFQGELLDSAGDLTDSESLLARKKIKKTESGMYACDLCDKTFQKTSSLLRHKYEHTGKRPHQCQICKKAFKHKHHLIEHSRLHSGEKPYQCDKCGKRFSHSGSYSQHMNHRYSYCKREAEEREAAKQDSHENGGPLEPTELLMRRAYLQGLGPLGFSDPEDQTEDITQENTILRDGTEGGTREAEEAYPEVTDRQETRLVEEEEMETEGQRFDTRSPDGTAKDEKESEVMGGTEDESSEEGKLASKRNPDGENEDSD
- the LOC109078025 gene encoding zinc finger E-box-binding homeobox 2-like isoform X2, which gives rise to MKERSPCGLLPSDLLLSMKQEIMAEGPRCKRRKQANPRRKNEESQTSLEQCKVLNYENVVDAGSGSDEEDRLLGSEGEGSPAGVPSLEASPRVAHALFSCRGDEENESQDGAGAHVWHHGDLNGSEERKAEYNLMSPDISLHGIGNGTVKGIDASSELESFFAKRKLDDSEGHAASIAEYLQDTVIIYPEDPEEGTRLGTPEANGQDENENDLALRTPDAFAQLLTCPYCDRGYKRLTSLKEHIKYRHEKNDESFPCPLCSDTFAYRTQLERHMATHKPARDQPQLLNEGAGNRKFKCTECGKAFKYKHHLKEHLRIHSGEKPYECSNCKKRFSHSGSYSSHISSKKCIGLISINGRVRHGINSKPGSSPNSAASSPGSPALAQLRHKLENGRSMSLQDPSAHPDIKSEPMDFNEYRLMIGGSGAFLNGSGHGGSPPGMHCSSQNSQQHLGIGLDSHPLGYPAFINNMNEVQKVLQIVDNTVCRQKMDGNPEEISKLRAYMKELGSQMEEQNRVLASQQGILGIGHNSPTKTIIDYTLEKVNEAKACLQSLTEDSKRWPVDIKKERPSHAMDLLSEDKAQERDVQYAPFSCQYCKETFSGPIPLHQHERYLCKMNEEIKAVLKPNDTVPTGHRGLFGSEQQAGVIPSSLERNATSPVSTYMSVMKAYGLSRESAFARSPVSLSQYGDSTAEIQAITNGDSGHKLSKSHRCPGITQTNEKPLESVDHLRGETPSPLNLSSSSSSKHSHSSSYTPNSLASEDAHGEPLDLSLPKQVSKTERRPKPNGFSVDHTINSSAREPGTEPLNLAHIKKEFNGPNSLGNENQLEKSSSPIFSINPFGGGHMYTSLPPHGAFPPPTFMSTAQASIPGLRPYPGLDPMSFLPPMAYTYAAGAATFAEMQQRRKYQRKPGFQGELLDSAGDLTDSESLLARKKIKKTESGMYACDLCDKTFQKTSSLLRHKYEHTGKRPHQCQICKKAFKHKHHLIEHSRLHSGEKPYQCDKCGKRFSHSGSYSQHMNHRYSYCKREAEEREAAKQDSHENGGPLEPTELLMRRAYLQGLGPLGFSDPEDQTEDITQENTILRDGTEGGTREAEEAYPEVTDRQETRLVEEEEMETEGQRFDTRSPDGTAKDEKESEVMGGTEDESSEEGKLASKRNPDGENEDSD
- the LOC109078025 gene encoding zinc finger E-box-binding homeobox 2-like isoform X1, giving the protein MKGSWMKERSPCGLLPSDLLLSMKQEIMAEGPRCKRRKQANPRRKNEESQTSLEQCKVLNYENVVDAGSGSDEEDRLLGSEGEGSPAGVPSLEASPRVAHALFSCRGDEENESQDGAGAHVWHHGDLNGSEERKAEYNLMSPDISLHGIGNGTVKGIDASSELESFFAKRKLDDSEGHAASIAEYLQDTVIIYPEDPEEGTRLGTPEANGQDENENDLALRTPDAFAQLLTCPYCDRGYKRLTSLKEHIKYRHEKNDESFPCPLCSDTFAYRTQLERHMATHKPARDQPQLLNEGAGNRKFKCTECGKAFKYKHHLKEHLRIHSGEKPYECSNCKKRFSHSGSYSSHISSKKCIGLISINGRVRHGINSKPGSSPNSAASSPGSPALAQLRHKLENGRSMSLQDPSAHPDIKSEPMDFNEYRLMIGGSGAFLNGSGHGGSPPGMHCSSQNSQQHLGIGLDSHPLGYPAFINNMNEVQKVLQIVDNTVCRQKMDGNPEEISKLRAYMKELGSQMEEQNRVLASQQGILGIGHNSPTKTIIDYTLEKVNEAKACLQSLTEDSKRWPVDIKKERPSHAMDLLSEDKAQERDVQYAPFSCQYCKETFSGPIPLHQHERYLCKMNEEIKAVLKPNDTVPTGHRGLFGSEQQAGVIPSSLERNATSPVSTYMSVMKAYGLSRESAFARSPVSLSQYGDSTAEIQAITNGDSGHKLSKSHRCPGITQTNEKPLESVDHLRGETPSPLNLSSSSSSKHSHSSSYTPNSLASEDAHGEPLDLSLPKQVSKTERRPKPNGFSVDHTINSSAREPGTEPLNLAHIKKEFNGPNSLGNENQLEKSSSPIFSINPFGGGHMYTSLPPHGAFPPPTFMSTAQASIPGLRPYPGLDPMSFLPPMAYTYAAGAATFAEMQQRRKYQRKPGFQGELLDSAGDLTDSESLLARKKIKKTESGMYACDLCDKTFQKTSSLLRHKYEHTGKRPHQCQICKKAFKHKHHLIEHSRLHSGEKPYQCDKCGKRFSHSGSYSQHMNHRYSYCKREAEEREAAKQDSHENGGPLEPTELLMRRAYLQGLGPLGFSDPEDQTEDITQENTILRDGTEGGTREAEEAYPEVTDRQETRLVEEEEMETEGQRFDTRSPDGTAKDEKESEVMGGTEDESSEEGKLASKRNPDGENEDSD